From one Cherax quadricarinatus isolate ZL_2023a chromosome 49, ASM3850222v1, whole genome shotgun sequence genomic stretch:
- the LOC128696995 gene encoding acyl-CoA Delta-9 desaturase: MAPQAPDQNVKGELLEEEDQPHSPLLEKRELKINVRKIIHDLRHLDWSKVVWRNAILFMLLHFYSVYGIYLAIFVAQWKTIGFSVMLYFMAALGITMGAHRLWSHRSFKATLPLRVILAVFQTLSFQNDIFEWARDHRVHHKYSETDADPHNARRGFFFSHMGWLMYRKHPDVITKGRTLDVSDLQEDKIVMWQRKHYVPLVVTACFVLPTVIPWVLWEEHPVTALMVAGFLRYNIVLHVTWFVNSLAHWVGSKPFDKNIYPSQNPIVAYLALGEGWHNYHHVFPWDYRTAEFGGLGAYNITSLTIDFCSKIGLAYDLKTVSPEMIEQRAHRTGDGSRHSVSSKTE, translated from the coding sequence ATGGCGCCACAGGCTCCAGACCAGAATGTTAAAGGGGAGCTGTTGGAAGAGGAAGACCAACCTCATTCACCTCTGTTGGAGAAGCGAGAGTTGAAAATAAATGTAAGGAAAATAATCCATGATCTTCGTCACCTGGACTGGTCGAAAGTAGTTTGGCGGAACGCTATACTCTTCATGTTGCTGCACTTCTACTCCGTGTATGGGATATACCTGGCAATTTTCGTGGCGCAGTGGAAGACTATAGGGTTCAGTGTGATGCTGTACTTCATGGCTGCGTTAGGGATCACCATGGGAGCTCATCGCTTGTGGTCCCACCGGTCGTTTAAAGCAACTTTACCTCTACGTGTGATTCTCGCCGTATTCCAGACCCTGTCCTTCCAGAATGATATCTTCGAGTGGGCTAGGGACCACAGAGTGCATCACAAATACAGTGAAACAGACGCAGACCCGCACAATGCTCGCCGTGGCTTTTTCTTCTCCCATATGGGGTGGCTTATGTACCGGAAACATCCTGATGTCATCACGAAGGGTCGCACCTTGGATGTATCAGACCTGCAAGAGGACAAAATAGTCATGTGGCAGCGTAAACACTACGTTCCCTTGGTCGTAACGGCGTGTTTCGTCCTACCAACTGTTATTCCTTGGGTGTTGTGGGAAGAACACCCGGTCACTGCCCTGATGGTAGCTGGCTTCCTGCGCTACAACATCGTCCTCCACGTGACATGGTTCGTCAACTCCCTGGCTCACTGGGTGGGTAGTAAGCCCTTCGATAAGAACATTTACCCATCACAGAACCCCATAGTGGCATATCTAGCACTGGGTGAAGGCTGGCACAACTATCATCACGTCTTTCCCTGGGACTACCGCACTGCTGAATTTGGGGGTCTCGGTGCCTACAATATCACGAGTTTGACGATCGACTTCTGTAGTAAGATCGGGTTGGCTTATGATCTCAAGACGGTATCCCCGGAAATGATTGAGCAGAGAGCCCACAGGACAGGCGACGGCAGTCGCCATTCAGTGAGCAGCAAGACAGAGTGA